From Micromonospora rifamycinica, a single genomic window includes:
- a CDS encoding phosphoribosyltransferase, which produces MTAELRTRLVELFAWVDPGPGSSHLVSDTSRWWRDAGALAGLGPALVEPFRSARPTVVVAPAVTGLILGPLAATALGVGFVPAHKPGDGRLPAAPLTWAQSPPDFRGRQVDLAVRDDRLGAGDRVLMVDDWVATGAQVRAVRDLCAARGAHWLGGTAVVVDLPAPVAAELGVHGLLTSDDLPT; this is translated from the coding sequence ATGACCGCTGAGCTGCGTACCCGCCTGGTCGAGCTGTTCGCCTGGGTCGATCCGGGGCCGGGCAGCAGTCACCTCGTCAGCGACACCTCCCGCTGGTGGCGGGATGCCGGGGCGCTCGCCGGGCTCGGCCCGGCCCTGGTCGAGCCCTTCCGCTCCGCCCGGCCTACGGTCGTCGTCGCCCCTGCGGTGACCGGCCTGATCCTCGGGCCACTCGCCGCGACCGCGCTCGGCGTCGGCTTCGTCCCGGCCCACAAGCCCGGCGACGGAAGACTCCCCGCCGCCCCGCTGACCTGGGCACAGAGCCCGCCCGACTTCCGGGGCCGGCAGGTCGACCTGGCGGTACGCGACGACCGGCTCGGCGCGGGCGACCGGGTGCTCATGGTGGACGACTGGGTGGCCACCGGTGCGCAGGTAAGGGCCGTCCGGGACCTCTGCGCCGCCCGGGGTGCCCACTGGCTCGGCGGCACCGCCGTGGTCGTCGACCTGCCCGCCCCGGTCGCCGCCGAACTGGGCGTCCACGGCCTGCTCACCAGCGACGACCTGCCCACCTGA